A portion of the Pseudomonas sp. GR 6-02 genome contains these proteins:
- the tssE gene encoding type VI secretion system baseplate subunit TssE — MTGYGSLFERLNGDADKRVGWSREVSAMASVAAHLAKMLSTRAGSVQTLSDYGLPDLNDMRLSLHDSLSQARRAIESFIEAYEPRLSNVRVISLPRDNDQLRLSFSIEGLLEVDGFKRQVSFAARLDGSGQVKVN, encoded by the coding sequence ATGACTGGATACGGCAGCCTTTTCGAACGCCTGAATGGCGACGCGGACAAACGCGTCGGCTGGAGCCGCGAGGTTTCCGCCATGGCGTCGGTGGCTGCCCATCTGGCCAAGATGCTCAGCACCCGTGCGGGCAGCGTGCAAACGCTGTCCGATTACGGGCTACCCGATCTCAATGACATGCGCCTGAGCCTGCACGACTCCCTGAGTCAGGCCCGCCGGGCCATCGAAAGCTTCATCGAAGCCTACGAACCGCGCCTGAGCAACGTGCGTGTCATCTCCCTGCCGCGTGACAACGATCAGCTTCGCCTGTCCTTCAGCATCGAAGGCCTGCTGGAAGTTGATGGTTTCAAGCGCCAGGTCAGTTTCGCCGCGCGCCTGGATGGCAGCGGTCAAGTAAAGGTCAACTAA
- the tssC gene encoding type VI secretion system contractile sheath large subunit gives MSTSAAQQKSNENGEYSILDSIIAETRLTPDDEAYDIAKRGVSAFIEELLKPQNNGEPVKKAMVDRMIAEIDAKLSRQMDEILHHPDFQSLESSWRGLQLLVDRTNFRENIKIEILNVSKDDLLDDFEDSPEVMQSGLYKHIYTAEYGQFGGQPVGAIIANYYMSPSSPDVKLMQYVSSVACMSHAPFIAAAGPKFFGLESFTGLPDLKDLKDHFEGPQFAKWQSFRQSEDSRYVGLTVPRFLLRNPYDPEENPVKSFVYKETVANSHEHYLWGNTAYAFGTKLTDSFAKFRWCPNIIGPQSGGAVEDLPLHHFESMGEIETKIPTEVLVSDRREYELAEEGFISLTMRKGSDNAAFFSASSVQKPKFFGISAEGKAAELNYKLGTQLPYMMIVNRLAHYLKVLQREQLGSWKERTDLELELNKWIRQYVADQENPSAEVRGRRPLRAAQIIVSDVEGEPGWYRVSLNVRPHFKYMGADFTLSLVGKLDKE, from the coding sequence ATGAGCACTAGCGCAGCACAGCAAAAGAGCAACGAGAACGGCGAATACAGCATTCTCGACAGCATCATCGCCGAAACCCGCCTGACCCCGGATGACGAAGCCTACGACATCGCCAAGCGCGGTGTGTCGGCGTTCATCGAAGAGCTGCTCAAGCCGCAGAACAACGGTGAGCCGGTCAAGAAGGCCATGGTCGACCGCATGATCGCCGAGATCGATGCCAAGCTCAGCCGCCAGATGGACGAAATCCTGCACCACCCGGACTTCCAGTCCCTGGAATCGTCGTGGCGTGGCCTGCAGTTGCTGGTCGACCGCACCAACTTCCGCGAAAACATCAAGATCGAAATCCTCAACGTCTCCAAGGACGACCTGCTGGATGACTTCGAAGATTCGCCGGAAGTGATGCAGTCGGGCCTGTACAAGCACATCTACACCGCTGAATACGGCCAGTTCGGTGGTCAGCCGGTTGGCGCGATCATCGCCAACTACTACATGTCCCCAAGCTCGCCGGACGTGAAACTGATGCAGTACGTGTCCAGCGTAGCCTGCATGTCCCACGCGCCGTTTATTGCTGCCGCCGGCCCGAAATTCTTCGGCCTGGAAAGCTTTACCGGCCTGCCGGACCTGAAAGATCTGAAGGATCACTTCGAAGGCCCACAGTTCGCCAAATGGCAGAGCTTCCGTCAGTCGGAAGACTCCCGTTACGTTGGCCTGACCGTGCCGCGCTTCCTGCTGCGTAACCCGTACGACCCGGAAGAAAACCCGGTCAAATCGTTCGTGTACAAAGAAACCGTCGCCAACAGCCACGAGCACTACCTGTGGGGCAACACGGCCTACGCGTTCGGCACCAAGCTGACCGACAGCTTCGCCAAATTCCGCTGGTGCCCGAACATCATCGGCCCACAGAGCGGTGGCGCGGTTGAAGACCTGCCGTTGCACCACTTCGAAAGCATGGGCGAAATCGAAACCAAGATTCCTACCGAAGTATTGGTTAGCGACCGTCGTGAATACGAACTGGCCGAGGAAGGTTTCATCTCCCTGACCATGCGCAAAGGCTCCGACAACGCGGCGTTCTTCTCCGCAAGCTCGGTGCAGAAGCCGAAGTTCTTCGGCATCAGCGCTGAAGGCAAGGCTGCAGAGCTCAACTACAAGCTCGGCACCCAACTGCCGTACATGATGATCGTCAACCGCCTGGCTCACTACTTGAAAGTGCTGCAGCGCGAGCAACTCGGTTCGTGGAAAGAACGTACCGACCTCGAGCTGGAACTCAACAAGTGGATCCGCCAGTACGTGGCCGACCAGGAAAACCCGAGCGCCGAAGTTCGTGGCCGTCGTCCGCTGCGTGCTGCCCAAATCATCGTCAGCGATGTTGAAGGCGAGCCGGGCTGGTACCGCGTCAGCCTGAACGTGCGCCCGCACTTCAAGTACATGGGTGCTGATTTCACCCTGTCGCTGGTTGGCAAGCTGGACAAAGAGTAA
- the tssB gene encoding type VI secretion system contractile sheath small subunit encodes MAKEGSVAPKERINVTFKPATGGAQEEIELPLKLLAIGDYTHRKDERKVEDRKPISIDKMTFDEVLAKQELSLTLSVPNRLQEESDTEELAVQLRVNSMKDFNPASLVEQVPELKKLMELRDALVALKGPLGNAPAFRKAIEGVLADDESRGRVLGELGLNAAAQDA; translated from the coding sequence ATGGCCAAAGAAGGCTCGGTAGCCCCCAAGGAACGCATCAACGTCACCTTCAAACCCGCCACCGGCGGTGCTCAGGAAGAGATTGAACTGCCGCTGAAACTACTGGCAATCGGTGACTACACCCACCGCAAGGACGAACGCAAAGTCGAAGATCGCAAGCCGATCAGCATCGACAAGATGACCTTCGACGAAGTGCTGGCCAAGCAAGAGCTGAGCCTGACGCTGAGCGTACCGAACCGTCTTCAGGAAGAAAGCGACACTGAAGAACTGGCCGTGCAACTGCGCGTCAACTCGATGAAGGACTTCAACCCGGCATCCTTGGTCGAGCAAGTGCCTGAGCTGAAAAAACTGATGGAACTGCGCGACGCGCTGGTGGCCCTCAAAGGCCCGCTGGGTAACGCGCCTGCGTTCCGCAAAGCCATCGAAGGCGTGCTCGCCGACGACGAATCCCGCGGTCGCGTACTCGGTGAGCTGGGCCTGAACGCCGCAGCCCAGGACGCCTGA
- the tssA gene encoding type VI secretion system protein TssA, with protein sequence MSYSSKLSAHYLELAKASVSQESFAGEDVRFSSEYEALESELAKAQSMHESGQIDWLKIRENSENLLRTQSKDLRVGAWLTWALYQRESFQGLLAGLGLLHHLCENHWAEVHPNKARTRSASISWLVPRLEQVLNENVAIKEQLPLFRRLVEHLEGLDAACTEHLGDDAPLLLPISRRLKNMVQRAADNQPEPGVVGAAVAQVKQAATQLFTPGAPIDNEKEAHKALRAQQESARPLCAWWLKQKATDLRALRLNRTLLWLPIDAVPERNAEQITVLRGVPADKLKAYQDRFDQGKYADLLVELEASLAKAPFWFDGQRMVWECLQGLNAEMAMREVEIHFALLVQRLPGIIELRFHDGAPFADPATRAWISAHVMPHLQSASAPRKVEVADTQPAWELALEEVMPILRKDGLKAAVQILKQGLQSAHGGRVRFFWQFALARLCFMAKKYELAKTQLETLDQTLQDSGLHAWEPDLALEVLHLLHSCCELLPQNHAVRERKEEIYRRLCHLDLEVVLE encoded by the coding sequence ATGTCCTACTCAAGCAAACTTTCTGCCCATTACCTTGAACTCGCAAAAGCCTCTGTTTCCCAAGAGAGTTTCGCGGGCGAGGATGTTCGCTTTTCGAGCGAATACGAGGCATTGGAAAGCGAACTGGCCAAAGCCCAGTCCATGCACGAAAGTGGTCAGATCGACTGGCTGAAAATCCGTGAAAACAGCGAAAACCTGCTGCGCACTCAATCCAAGGATTTGCGTGTCGGCGCGTGGCTGACCTGGGCGCTATACCAACGTGAATCCTTCCAGGGGCTGCTGGCCGGCCTCGGTTTGTTGCACCATCTTTGCGAAAACCACTGGGCTGAAGTTCACCCGAACAAGGCCCGCACCCGCTCCGCCTCCATCAGCTGGTTGGTGCCGCGTCTTGAACAGGTGCTGAACGAAAACGTTGCGATCAAAGAGCAGCTGCCGCTGTTCCGCCGGCTGGTCGAGCATCTGGAAGGCCTCGACGCCGCGTGCACCGAGCACTTGGGCGATGACGCGCCGTTGCTGCTGCCGATCTCCCGCCGCTTGAAAAACATGGTTCAGCGCGCCGCTGACAACCAGCCGGAGCCCGGTGTGGTGGGCGCCGCAGTGGCCCAGGTCAAGCAGGCTGCGACCCAGCTGTTCACCCCCGGCGCACCGATCGACAACGAGAAAGAAGCCCATAAGGCCCTGCGCGCTCAGCAGGAAAGCGCCCGTCCGTTGTGCGCCTGGTGGCTCAAGCAGAAAGCCACCGACCTGCGCGCCCTGCGCCTCAATCGTACGCTGCTGTGGCTGCCCATCGACGCGGTGCCCGAGCGCAATGCCGAGCAGATCACCGTCCTGCGTGGCGTGCCGGCAGACAAACTCAAGGCCTATCAGGACCGCTTCGACCAAGGGAAATACGCTGATCTGCTGGTAGAGCTGGAGGCGAGCCTGGCGAAGGCGCCGTTCTGGTTCGATGGCCAGCGAATGGTCTGGGAATGCCTTCAGGGGCTGAACGCCGAGATGGCCATGCGCGAAGTGGAAATCCACTTCGCGCTTTTGGTTCAGCGCCTGCCCGGCATCATCGAATTGCGTTTCCACGACGGCGCGCCGTTCGCCGACCCGGCCACCCGCGCCTGGATCAGCGCCCACGTCATGCCGCACCTGCAAAGCGCCAGTGCGCCGCGCAAGGTCGAAGTCGCCGATACCCAGCCGGCCTGGGAACTGGCCCTGGAAGAAGTCATGCCGATTCTGCGCAAGGACGGCCTCAAGGCCGCCGTGCAGATTCTCAAGCAGGGCCTGCAAAGCGCCCACGGCGGGCGGGTTCGGTTCTTCTGGCAGTTCGCCCTCGCGCGGCTGTGCTTCATGGCCAAGAAATACGAACTGGCCAAGACCCAACTCGAAACCCTCGACCAAACATTACAGGACTCAGGCCTGCACGCCTGGGAGCCCGATCTTGCGCTGGAAGTGCTGCATTTGCTGCATAGCTGCTGCGAGTTGTTACCGCAGAACCATGCAGTGCGTGAACGCAAGGAAGAGATTTATCGCAGGCTGTGCCACCTCGATCTCGAAGTGGTACTCGAATAG